The sequence below is a genomic window from Leptotrichia hongkongensis.
CAGTTGCTTTCTTTATTTCCTTAGAAATATAGGTGCTTTCCAGTTTCTGTTTATTTTGTTCACGCAACTTTTTATTTGCAATTTCTTCATTTATCATCAAAACATTTAATAATAGCAATGTTTCTTTTCGTCGGTTATATTCGTGAACTTCATTTGATACATTGGCATTTACGATGTTGTTTATGTATTCTGAAACCGCTTTTTCAATTTTGCCGTCATTATAGTATTTTCTCACTTCTGTTAATGTGTAAGTCAAGTTCATTGAATGAACTTCTTCATCTGTCATTCCAAGCTGTCTTTTTACATCTTCACTTTTTAATAAATTTAAAACTTTCTTTATTTGAATCTGTCTACTATTTTCATCTGCAATGTTAAATATTTTTACAATTTCCATAATAGGAGTATTGTTATACTTTTTTTCTAGTTCTTTATAATAGCTATCACTTTTATCTTTTTTTCCAATTCCACGATAATACACCATTTTTGCGAATAATTTTTCATACTCATAAGGAGTGTATTTTGTGAATAAATCTAAATATTTTTCATAACCTTTTCCGATTTTAGACTCATAAATTGTGATAATATCTTCTGATACAATGTAATTTCGCTCATCTTTTTTCAAGATGGCAAGTAGCTTATTCAATTTTTCCCCAATTACAGTTTCATCATTTTCAAAAGCCACAATATCTCTTATTTCATAATCAATTTTTTTTGTTTCATCAATTATTGCCTGCTTTATTCCTATTTTTGAAAGATTTTCCTGAATCTGCTCCTTTCTTGTGTAAGCAAAGCTCAGACTGCTTAACAGTAAAAATACTATTGTTAATTTTTTCATAAATTGTTCTCCATTTTTGTGTTTTTTTATTTTTATTCTTTCAGCAAATCTAAATTATAATCCAATTATTTCCCAGTTATTATGGCTCTTTCCATCAATTACACCATTTTTTACATTTCGAATATAGTCAATCATCATATTTTGGATAGTTCCCTTTATATTTCCAATTGCTTCTTTCGATGCCCATAAAACTGGAATTTCCTGCCCGTCAAAAATACCGCCTTTTCTAGCCAGCTGTTCAAACCTATAGGCATTCATTCCAACTTTTAATTTCATTTCAGGCGTTACTTTAGTTCCGTTAACTAACATCAGATTAGTAATTTTATTCCCTTTTTCATTTCTTAAATCAATTTTATATCTCACCCCGCCAAAAATATCAAATGTTACATATTTTCCGTTGGCACGTTCTGGATTATAATGATACTCAGTATCTCCAGGCCGAATTGTATCAAAATAGTCAGCAGACCATTCCATATAGTCTTTTAACTGTTTTCCTGTCATTTCATAAATTGTAACATCTCCACCTGTGTAACGATAGTTGTAAACTATGTCTTTTCTCTTAATTTCCCCTTTATCTAGTTTTACATTTTCATAATTGTATGCAAATGAAACGACATCTGCCCCGCTGTAATAAAGCTCAACATCAGTTATAAATGATGACAGTCCTGTATCTTTAGCAAAAGCTGCTGACACACCATAATATTTTTCTTTGGGAACCATATCATTTAGTGTATTTCCTATTTTTTCATTTGCAATTCTGCAAAGCCTATTGTGAAAAGGTTTATAAATCTCTTCAATTTTTTTATCAGGCTCTTCATCTTTTACAGGAATGGTCGTAGAATCTTTGCTTATTAATTTAACATTTTCATCCAACACTTCAAATTTTAAGTCTACTTCTGAAATAACAGTTCCATATCTATGAGGTTCTGTAATAAGAACACCGTTAATTATTTCCTTTGGTATATTCTGATGCATATGCCCAGCTACAATTACATCAATTTCGGGTACAGCGTTTGCTAAATCTCTTACTCCTGTTTCAGGAATTCCATTTTCATTTTCAATGCCCATATGAGCTACTGCAACAATAGCGTTCGCACCTTCCTTTTTAAGTTTTTTTACTTGTTTTTGAGCTTCCTTTATAGGCGACACAAAATAAAAATCCTTCAAATAGCCAGTATCTTCTTCAAATTGTGCTGACATTGGAGTTGATAATCCAATAATTCCAATCTTCACGCCATCCTTTTCAATAATTGTGGAAGCATCTAAATATCTGCTTTTATCTTTTGAAAAATTGGTATCATTTTCAGTATTTTCATTGTAATACAAGTTAGCAGTTAATTTTTTACATTTCATATCTCGCAAAATATTTGATAAAATTGGCATTCCGAAGTTAAATTCATGATTTCCTGGTACAAAAATATCATATTTCATATAATTTAACATTTCTGGAATGGGGTGTTTTGGTGCCATTGCAAATTTTTCTATCCAATTATCCTGAATTGCATCCCCAACTTCAACCAAAATTACATTTTTATTCTTTTTTCTAATTTTTTTCACCAATGTTGAAATCTGTGCATAAGAACCTGACCTATCCTCTTCATCAGCCGCATAGTTCCAAGCAAGCACTCTTCCATGAACATCACTTGTTCCCAATATTTTTATACTTACTTCCCTTTTTTTTAAAGAAGTGTCCGTATTTTTTACTGTCATTCTATATTTCCTTTTCTTTTATAAATATTTAAAATTTTTTTACAATACTCAAGTCTTTCAAAAAAAACAAATAAAATATTTATTTAAGCAGATATTCCTACTTCATAATTTTATTTTTTCAAGCTTTTCCATTTTTCTCTAGCTTCAAAAATTGAAAATTCCCTGTCATATTTTATTTCATTTACTTCGTCTTTTATATAAAAAATCTTTTCCAAATCAATTTCATAATCATTAGCAATTGCAATAATATAATAAAAAACATCAAATACTTCCTCTTCAATAGTTCCTTTTATGTTTTTCCCATCATATCTCACATTTTTTCTAATATTTTCCGCAAGTTCCCCAAATTCTTCTATTAATTTCAAAATAAGTCTTTGTCCATTTTCCTTTTTATTCTG
It includes:
- a CDS encoding bifunctional metallophosphatase/5'-nucleotidase, whose product is MTVKNTDTSLKKREVSIKILGTSDVHGRVLAWNYAADEEDRSGSYAQISTLVKKIRKKNKNVILVEVGDAIQDNWIEKFAMAPKHPIPEMLNYMKYDIFVPGNHEFNFGMPILSNILRDMKCKKLTANLYYNENTENDTNFSKDKSRYLDASTIIEKDGVKIGIIGLSTPMSAQFEEDTGYLKDFYFVSPIKEAQKQVKKLKKEGANAIVAVAHMGIENENGIPETGVRDLANAVPEIDVIVAGHMHQNIPKEIINGVLITEPHRYGTVISEVDLKFEVLDENVKLISKDSTTIPVKDEEPDKKIEEIYKPFHNRLCRIANEKIGNTLNDMVPKEKYYGVSAAFAKDTGLSSFITDVELYYSGADVVSFAYNYENVKLDKGEIKRKDIVYNYRYTGGDVTIYEMTGKQLKDYMEWSADYFDTIRPGDTEYHYNPERANGKYVTFDIFGGVRYKIDLRNEKGNKITNLMLVNGTKVTPEMKLKVGMNAYRFEQLARKGGIFDGQEIPVLWASKEAIGNIKGTIQNMMIDYIRNVKNGVIDGKSHNNWEIIGL
- a CDS encoding MazG nucleotide pyrophosphohydrolase domain-containing protein, translating into MDSKKNKNTDDMTLKEVQYLIKRIEKGTLDETKDNKIKQNKKENGQRLILKLIEEFGELAENIRKNVRYDGKNIKGTIEEEVFDVFYYIIAIANDYEIDLEKIFYIKDEVNEIKYDREFSIFEAREKWKSLKK